The region GGTGACGTACGAGGACGGCGAGCACCTGCTCGACGACCCCTACCGCTTCCTGCCCTCGCTCGGCGAGCTGGACCTCCACCTCATCGGCGAGGGCCGCCACGAACAGCTCTGGAAGGCGCTCGGCTCGGAGCCGATGACCCACGGCGGCGTCACCGGCACCCGTTTCGCCGTGTGGGCGCCCAACGCCCGCGGCGTCCGCCTCGCCGCCGACTTCACCTTCTGGGACGGCACCTCGCTGCCGATGCGCTCGCTCGGCGGCACCGGCGTGTGGGAGCTGTTCGTGCCGGGCATCGGCCCCGGCACCGCGTACAAGTACGAGATCACCCGCCCCGACGGCTCGCACGGCATGAAGGCCGACCCGATGGCCCGGAAGACCGAGGTGCCGCCGGCGACCGCCTCGATCGTGACGGACTCGGCCTACGAGTGGCAGGACGCGGACTGGATGGCGCACCGCGCGGACACCCCGGTGCACCGCGCGCCCTTCTCGGTCTACGAGGTGCACCTGCCGTCCTGGCGCCCCGGTCTGAGCTACCGCGAGCTGGCCGAGCAGCTGCCCGCCTACGTGGCCGATCTCGGCTTCACACACGTGGAGTTGATGCCGGTCGCCGGGCACCCCTTCAGCGGCTCGTGGGGCTACCAGGTCACCTCGTACTACGCCCCGATGCCGGGTCTGGGCTCGCCCGACGACTTCCGGCACCTGGTGGACGCGCTGCACCGGGCCGGTATCGGCGTGATCATGGACTGGGTGCCCGCGCACTTCCCGAAGGACGAATGGGCGCTGGCGCGTTTCGACGGTGAGCCGCTGTACGAGCCGGCCGACCCGCGGCGGGCCGAGCACCCGGACTGGGGCACCCTGGAGTTCGACTTCGGCCGTACCGAGGTGCGCAACTTCCTGGTCGCCAACGCCGTGTACTGGTGCGAGGTCTTCCACATCGACGGGCTGCGGGTGGACGCGGTCGCCTCGATGCTCTACCTCGACTACTCGCGCGAGGGCGGCGACTGGCTGCCCAACATCCACGGCGGCCGGGAGAATCTGGACGCAGTGGCCTTCCTCCAGGAGATGAACGCCACCGTCTACCGCCGCTGCCCCGGCGTCATCACCATCGCCGAGGAGTCCACCGCCTGGGACGGCGTCACCCGCGCCACCCACCACGTGGGCCACACCGGCTTCGGCGGCCTCGGCTTCGGCCTGAAGTGGAACATGGGCTGGATGCACGACTCGCTCGGCTACATCAGCCATGAGCCGGTCTACCGCAAGTACCACCACAACGAGATGACGTTCTCGATGGTGTACGCGTACAGCGAGAACTACGTGCTGCCGATCTCGCACGACGAAGTCGTCCACGGCAAGGGCTCGCTGGTCGGCAAGATCCCCGGCGACTGGTGGCAGCAGCGCGCCACCGACCGCGCGTACCTCGCGTTCATGTGGTCCCACCCGGGCAAGCAACTGCTGTTCATGGGCCAGGAGTTCGCCCAGGGCGCGGAGTGGTCGCACGAACGGGGCCTGGACTGGGGGCTGGTGGACCCGGCCTATCCGGCGGGCGCCGACCACCGCGGGGTGCGCGACCTGGTGCGCGAGCTGAACACGGTCTACACCACCACTCCCGCGCTGTGGCAGTGCGACACCGAGCCCGGCGGGTTCGAGTGGATCGAGGGCGGCGCGGCCGAGGACAACGTCCTGGCCTTCCTCCGCTTCGACGCGGCGGGCGAACCGCTGCTGTGCGTCAGCAACTTCTCCCCCGTCGTACGCGACGGCTACCGCCTCGGCTCCCCCTCCGCGGTGTGGACGCCGGCGCTCAACACCGACGAGGCGCGGTTCGGCGGCAGCGGGGTGCAGCTCCCGGACCAGATCAAGACCGAGGCGACCCCCTGGCAGGGCCGCCCGCACAGCCTGACCCTGACCCTCCCCCCGCTGTCCACCGTCTGGCTCCGCCCGGACCACGGCTGACACCGGCCGTCCGGCGCCGGGTGCCCGCCACCCGGCGCCGGACATCGGCGCACCGGCCGCCGGGGGGACCTCTTCCTCGCAGGAAGAGGTCCCCCCGGCGGCCGGACGCATGCAACGCCGAAGCGGCGGGGACAATCCCCGCCGCTTCGGCGTTGCTTCAGGTGCTTCGTACGCGCGGGCCGGTCAGCGGCGCGAGCGGGACCGCGACCGGGACCTTGACCGGGACCTTGACGGGGCGCGCGAGTCGCCGAAGAAGATGCGGTAGGCGATCAGCAGGACCAGCGAGCCGGCGATGGCCGCCAGCCAGGTCTTGCCGTCGTAGAAGTCGTGCGGAATCGGCTTGTCGAGCAGCTTCGACGACAGCCATCCGCCGAGCAGGGCGCCGACGAAGCCGATGACCGCCGTGCCGAACACACCGCCGGGGTCGCGTCCCGGCAGGATGAGTTTGGCTATGGCGCCGGCGAGAAGTCCCAGAACGATCCATCCGATAATGCCCATGCCCATCGCCTTCCCCTGACTCGTCGTGACATACCTGTTCGAACGGCGCCCAGCCGGGCCTCAGTCGCGCCGGTCGGTGTGCCGGTAGCCGAAGGGACCCGGCAGGTCCGCCGAGGTGGTGCGCCGGCCGCTGGTCGACCAGGTGCGGTGGGCGCCCTTGCGCCCGACGGTTATCGAGAGCGACTTGCGGTTCACGTTGACCCGCACGCCGGGCAGTATGTGGAACGACTTGCGGAATGTCACTGGCATGGAGGCCTCCCGAGGTTGTGAGGTGACCTGTGCCCGCATCCCGGCGTTTCACCGCCGTCCGGCGTGAATTGACGGGAACTCACGCCGGACGGGCCGGCTAGAAGACCGACTCGGCCTCGTGCATGCGGTCCTCGGGGACCGTCTTGAGGTAGGTGATCGCGTCGGCCAGCGGGACCATGTCGATACGGGTGCCGTGCAGCGCGGTCATGTGCCCGAAGGCGCCCTTGTGGGCGGCCTCCACCGCGTGCCAGCCGAAGCGGGTGGCCAGGACCCGGTCGTATGCGGTGGGGACGCCGCCGCGCTGGACGTGGCCGAGGATGACGGGCCTGGCCTCCTTGCCGAGCCGGCGTTCGAGCTCGAACGCGAGGGTGGTGCCGATGCCGTTGAAGCGCTCGTGGCCGTACTTGTCGATCTCGCCGACGCCGTAGTCCATCGTGTCCCTGGCCGGGTGGGCGCCCTCGGCCACGCAGATGACGGCGAATTTCTTGCCGCGGGCGAACCGCTCGGTGACCAGGGCGACCAGGTCGGCGGGGTCGAAGGGGCGCTCGGGCACGCAGATGCCGTGGGCGCCGCCGGCCATGCCGGCCTCCAGGGCGATCCAGCCGGCGTGCCGGCCCATCACCTCGACGACCATGACCCGCTGGTGGGACTCGGCGGTGGTCTTGAGGCGGTCGATCGCCTCGGTCGCGACGGTGACCGCGGTGTCGAAGCCGAAGGTCCGGTCGGTGCCGTTGATGTCGTTGTCGATGGTCTTGGGGACGCCGACGACGGGCATCCCGGCGTCGGACAGCATCCGGGCGGCGGTCAGGGTGCCCTCACCGCCGATCGGGATGAGGACGTCGATGCCGTAGCGCGAGCACAGCTCGTCGGCGTTGTCCGCGGCCTCGCGCAGCCGGCCGCGTTCCAGCCGGGCGGAGCCGAGTATGGTGCCGCCGCGGGCCAGGATGCCACTGACGGAGTTCAGGTCGAGCGGGCGGAAGCGGCCTTCGAGCAGACCGACGAAACCGTCCTCGAAACCGATGACCTCGTCCGTGTGACCGGTCAGCGCGCGGTGGACGACCGACCGGATGACGGCGTTGAGACCGGGGCAGTCGCCGCCGGCGGTGAGGACTCCGATACGCATGAGCGGGCGTCTCCAGGGAAGGGGGTCAGGGGCTGCGCGGGATCAGTGTGCTCTCGGTGATCCGGCCTGCCACATAGTCGTTCACATTGCGCAGCGTCGCCGCCACGATCTCCTCGACGGCGTCCACCGTGTAGTACGCCTGGTGCGAGCTGATCAGCACGTTGGTGAAGGTCAGCAACCGGGCCAGGACGTCGTCGGTCATCACTTCCAGCGATTTGTCGTAGAAGAAGACGCCGGCCTCCTCCTCGTAGACGTCGAGGCCGACCGCGCCGAGCCGGCCGTCGCGGAGGGTCTCGACCAGGGCGGTGGAGTCGATGAGGGCGCCGCGGCTGGTGTTGATCAGGATCGCGTCCTCCTTCATCTCGGCCAGCCGCCGGGCGCCCACCAGGTGATGCGTGGACGGCATGAGCGGGACATGCAGGGTGAGAAGGTCGGCTTCCCGGAAGAGCCTGTCCAACTCGACGTATTGCATGCCGAGTTCTTCGCACGCGGGGTTCGGGGTGATGTCCCAGCCGAGCAGCCGCATGCCGAAGCCGCGGGCGATCGCGGTGAAGGCGGTGCCGATCCTGCCGGTGCCGATGACGCCGGCGGTGCGGCCGTGGAAGTCCCGGCCGAGCAGCCCGTCGAGCCGGAAGTCGAAGTCCCGGGTGCGGCCCGCGGCCCGCACGATCCGGCGGTTGAGGGCCAGCGCGAGGGTCCAGGCGAATTCGGCGACGGAGTACGGGGAGTAGGCGGCGACCCGGGCGACGGTCATGCCCAGGCGCTCGGCGTGGGCGAGGTCGATGTTGTTGTAGCCGGTGGAGCGCTGGGCGATCAGCCGGGTGCCGCCGCGTACCAGGGCCTCCAGGACCGGCGCGTCCAGGACCGCGTTGACGCTGGTGGAGACCGCCTCGTAGCCGGCGGCCAGCGGCAGCGTGTCGGCGGTGAGGAAGGTTTCGAGGCAGCGGATCTCGTGCCGCCCGGCAAACGCGGCCTCCAGCAGGGGCCGCTCGTCGCGCTGCACTCCGGTGGCCAGGACGTCCATCCCGCGGCCCTCCTCGCTTCGCTCGCCTATCACTCTACGTGCACTGTGCGGCGATCCCCCGCAGGCCGCATCCGGGCGGCGCCGTACGGCGGCGCGGGGCGGAATGCGTAGGGTACGGA is a window of Streptomyces sp. NBC_01477 DNA encoding:
- a CDS encoding GlsB/YeaQ/YmgE family stress response membrane protein, translating into MGIIGWIVLGLLAGAIAKLILPGRDPGGVFGTAVIGFVGALLGGWLSSKLLDKPIPHDFYDGKTWLAAIAGSLVLLIAYRIFFGDSRAPSRSRSRSRSRSRSRR
- a CDS encoding ATP-dependent 6-phosphofructokinase → MRIGVLTAGGDCPGLNAVIRSVVHRALTGHTDEVIGFEDGFVGLLEGRFRPLDLNSVSGILARGGTILGSARLERGRLREAADNADELCSRYGIDVLIPIGGEGTLTAARMLSDAGMPVVGVPKTIDNDINGTDRTFGFDTAVTVATEAIDRLKTTAESHQRVMVVEVMGRHAGWIALEAGMAGGAHGICVPERPFDPADLVALVTERFARGKKFAVICVAEGAHPARDTMDYGVGEIDKYGHERFNGIGTTLAFELERRLGKEARPVILGHVQRGGVPTAYDRVLATRFGWHAVEAAHKGAFGHMTALHGTRIDMVPLADAITYLKTVPEDRMHEAESVF
- the glgB gene encoding 1,4-alpha-glucan branching protein GlgB → MNPEPNPASGALPEAAARGYDASTPHPAASGSAPKSPGREAQDRPAPEDAPKGRGELRDQPTTGRRPANDSTTPTRPPTTRAAAPAEPPARPEDAPKGRGELRDQPTTGRRPANDSTTPTRPPTPRAAAPAERAVPRAPAGLGPDREGTRPAAGRAPEHDGTRPAAGLGSEEAAAPEGNGSLGGEDRRRLLSGEHHDPHAVLGAHPEKNGVRVRALRPYARAVAVVLGDHRVDLAPEGDGLFSALLPQSALTDYRLAVTYEDGEHLLDDPYRFLPSLGELDLHLIGEGRHEQLWKALGSEPMTHGGVTGTRFAVWAPNARGVRLAADFTFWDGTSLPMRSLGGTGVWELFVPGIGPGTAYKYEITRPDGSHGMKADPMARKTEVPPATASIVTDSAYEWQDADWMAHRADTPVHRAPFSVYEVHLPSWRPGLSYRELAEQLPAYVADLGFTHVELMPVAGHPFSGSWGYQVTSYYAPMPGLGSPDDFRHLVDALHRAGIGVIMDWVPAHFPKDEWALARFDGEPLYEPADPRRAEHPDWGTLEFDFGRTEVRNFLVANAVYWCEVFHIDGLRVDAVASMLYLDYSREGGDWLPNIHGGRENLDAVAFLQEMNATVYRRCPGVITIAEESTAWDGVTRATHHVGHTGFGGLGFGLKWNMGWMHDSLGYISHEPVYRKYHHNEMTFSMVYAYSENYVLPISHDEVVHGKGSLVGKIPGDWWQQRATDRAYLAFMWSHPGKQLLFMGQEFAQGAEWSHERGLDWGLVDPAYPAGADHRGVRDLVRELNTVYTTTPALWQCDTEPGGFEWIEGGAAEDNVLAFLRFDAAGEPLLCVSNFSPVVRDGYRLGSPSAVWTPALNTDEARFGGSGVQLPDQIKTEATPWQGRPHSLTLTLPPLSTVWLRPDHG
- a CDS encoding 2-hydroxyacid dehydrogenase → MDVLATGVQRDERPLLEAAFAGRHEIRCLETFLTADTLPLAAGYEAVSTSVNAVLDAPVLEALVRGGTRLIAQRSTGYNNIDLAHAERLGMTVARVAAYSPYSVAEFAWTLALALNRRIVRAAGRTRDFDFRLDGLLGRDFHGRTAGVIGTGRIGTAFTAIARGFGMRLLGWDITPNPACEELGMQYVELDRLFREADLLTLHVPLMPSTHHLVGARRLAEMKEDAILINTSRGALIDSTALVETLRDGRLGAVGLDVYEEEAGVFFYDKSLEVMTDDVLARLLTFTNVLISSHQAYYTVDAVEEIVAATLRNVNDYVAGRITESTLIPRSP
- a CDS encoding DUF4236 domain-containing protein codes for the protein MPVTFRKSFHILPGVRVNVNRKSLSITVGRKGAHRTWSTSGRRTTSADLPGPFGYRHTDRRD